One segment of Alistipes finegoldii DSM 17242 DNA contains the following:
- a CDS encoding response regulator transcription factor — protein sequence MNRILIVSDDVFMRDMVRLSLIDMRTEVRCAADADEMEGLCRRVLFDLVIVLHVAPFLCGRDVVRGVRPAGLRRPLFYVVSWLQSEQAVLSLLECGVDQYMAFPLSLQRLRGKVSNDLNRLL from the coding sequence ATGAACAGGATACTGATTGTTTCGGACGATGTCTTTATGCGCGATATGGTGCGTCTGTCGCTGATCGACATGCGCACCGAGGTGCGTTGTGCGGCCGATGCCGACGAGATGGAAGGGCTTTGCCGCCGCGTATTGTTCGATCTGGTGATCGTGCTGCATGTGGCCCCTTTCTTGTGCGGCCGCGACGTCGTGCGCGGCGTGCGTCCCGCGGGACTGAGGCGGCCGCTGTTTTACGTGGTTTCGTGGCTTCAGTCCGAACAGGCCGTCCTGAGCCTGCTGGAGTGCGGCGTGGACCAGTATATGGCTTTCCCGCTGAGCCTGCAGCGGCTGCGGGGCAAGGTGTCCAACGATTTGAACCGGCTTTTATGA
- the rplU gene encoding 50S ribosomal protein L21 translates to MYVIVEIAGQQFKAEKGRKLYVHRLQGEENSSVSFDKVLLTDNDGQVKVGAPVVKGASVKCKILKHLKDDKVLVFKKKRRTGYQKCNGHRQYLTQVLVEEIVA, encoded by the coding sequence ATGTACGTTATAGTAGAGATTGCAGGTCAGCAATTTAAAGCTGAAAAAGGTCGGAAACTTTATGTTCACCGTCTTCAGGGCGAAGAAAATTCGTCCGTAAGTTTCGACAAAGTCCTGCTCACAGACAACGACGGTCAGGTCAAAGTAGGTGCACCTGTAGTAAAAGGCGCCTCGGTGAAGTGCAAGATCCTGAAACACCTCAAGGACGACAAGGTTCTGGTGTTCAAGAAAAAGCGCCGCACAGGATATCAGAAATGCAACGGCCACCGTCAGTATCTGACACAGGTCCTTGTAGAGGAAATTGTTGCATAA